The Treponema sp. OMZ 790 genome includes the window AGCTTTACACCTGCACTCTGGGCCAAGGCAACTTCGGGACGCACTCCTAACGACATAACAACAACGCCGGCATCAAGCTTTTTACCGCTTTCCAGAACAATGAAGCTATCACCTATTTCTTTTATACCGTCACCCAAAACCAGGTTTACACCCTTATCATGTATTTCCTTATGAAGAATTTGGGCCATATCATAATCAAACGGAGCCATTACTTGAGGAAGCTTTTCTACAAGAGAAACGTTTTTACCTGCAAGCTTAAAATTTTCGGCCACCTCAATACCGATAAATCCTGCACCTATGACTGCTACATCTTTTACATTGTGAGAAGCAACATAATCATCAAGTTTTTTGATATCCGCAACATTCCTTACAGTAAAGACATGAGGTTTATCATATCCCGTTATAGAGCGGGGAACAACAGGTGCTGCTCCCGGTGAAAGAACCAATACATCATAAGATTCCTCAAATTCTTTTCCGGCATTTAAATCCTTTACCTTAACTGTTTTTTTTGACGGATCAATCGACAAAACTTCATGAAAAGTTTTTGCACTAATATTGTATTGCTTTTTAAACTTTTCAGGTGTCATCAAAACCAAATTTTCACTTTCAGGAACAATCCTGCTTAAGAAAAAAGGTAAGGCACAGTTTGAAAAAGATACATTGGGGCCTTTTTCAAACATGATGACCTCAGCATTTTCATCCAAGCGCCTAACTCTTGCTGCAACGGAAGCGCCTCCTGCAACGCCTCCTACAATTACAAATTTTTTTGCCATAAACTACTCCTTAAAATAAATTTTATCGTGTACTTATCTTTTCAAATATTTTTTTATAATACAGAGCAACATAATCATTTGGAAATATACCTAAAACCTTATCAAAATATTTAGCGGCAGATTCAATGCCCTCATTCGATAAAGCCTTTAAAGCATTTTCCATATAGGACTGTGTACTATGTTTTAAATCTCGAATAAAATCATCATCACAGTCATAAACTTCATATAAAAAAGTTTCCTTGTTCGATGAGTTTTTAACCCTTTGTATAGGCCGAATATAATGCCCTGAAGTATCATTAAGAGCCTCATAAATTTTATCCGAAATAATAATGCAAGAGCTATATTTTTTTGTAGATTCCTGCAGCACTTCTGCAACATGGTAGGAGTTCGAAATAATAATACTATCCATACGGCTTGAATTACCTATGGTACCTAAAAGAATATCTCCCATATCAATTCCTATACCTATTCTTAAAGGAGAGGAATTAAGAACTGCAATACTATTATTTCGAAGAGTTTTTTGTATAGCCACTCCGCAAGAAAGAGCCGAATCCGCTCCATCAGGAAATAAGGCAAAAAAGCCATCGCCCAAATATTTAGTTATTACGCCTTTATATTCCCTTACAATCGGAGCAACCAATGCAAAATACTCATTCAATAATTCAAATACTTGATTAGGAGTCAATTTTTCTGAAGTATGAGTAAATGAACGTATATCTATGGAAAGGATGGGCATTGTAAGTTCAACATTGTCTCCAAGTTTAACATCCGTTATGGATTTTTTATGTAAAAGTTCTACAATTTGATCCGGGACAAAACGTATAAGCGATTTGTTTATAAGCTGCATCTCTACACTTAGCTCTTCTATCTTTTTCATAGAATCGGCATAATCATTAAGTACCATTATGGACAGTATGGTTACAGAAACAACCGTTCCTATCTGTACAATGAATTCTCCGGGTATAAGGTCTAAAGCTACGAATAGATCATAAATTCCGCATAAAAATAAAACAGAAGTCGAAATAAATATCCAGATGGCAAATTCTTTATTTTTCCTAAGCCCTATTATTGCAACAATGATAATATAGCCTACACAAAATACTGCAAATATTTGATAATAAATTAATAAAAATGTTGAAATTTCCGGAGGAATTATTATAGTGGAAATTGTATATAAAATCGATACCGACAATATAATTATATAAGGAAGCTTAAACTTCAGTTTTAAAGCCTTGCTGATAAATACCGTAAATAAAATAATCGGCAGAGGGAATGTAATATATCTGATAATAAAATTAATCTGCCATGGAATGCCGGGAAATAAAATCATAAAAATATGAGGATAAAAGAAAACTCCTCTCACTGCCAAAACCATAGATGTTAAAGCAAACCAAATTACAAATGATGAATGTTCGTAAAAAAAAGACAGCATAAAGAAAAATAGAGCAACAGAAAAAGTTATGGCAAAAATTGTACCGTAAAAAATTAAATCACCTCTAAACATTGCTCCTATTTGA containing:
- a CDS encoding adenylate/guanylate cyclase domain-containing protein is translated as MTTEKKRLFLGSIPFCFLIIILYLTNLVTPIYKQKIVDLEVIKGRAQVPNQNQASPVLFSLKGDFYYTPNQFYCLKNTTEEVYAKVPGDFTNRKKGSAFGYGSYGLELSGLDPSVVYAIHVPHIFGSCSIVINGIDRERQGQPGTNKETEIPGTTSSQIAFKPLKDGTTNIIINVSNFFNKRGYISSPIILGEASQIGAMFRGDLIFYGTIFAITFSVALFFFMLSFFYEHSSFVIWFALTSMVLAVRGVFFYPHIFMILFPGIPWQINFIIRYITFPLPIILFTVFISKALKLKFKLPYIIILSVSILYTISTIIIPPEISTFLLIYYQIFAVFCVGYIIIVAIIGLRKNKEFAIWIFISTSVLFLCGIYDLFVALDLIPGEFIVQIGTVVSVTILSIMVLNDYADSMKKIEELSVEMQLINKSLIRFVPDQIVELLHKKSITDVKLGDNVELTMPILSIDIRSFTHTSEKLTPNQVFELLNEYFALVAPIVREYKGVITKYLGDGFFALFPDGADSALSCGVAIQKTLRNNSIAVLNSSPLRIGIGIDMGDILLGTIGNSSRMDSIIISNSYHVAEVLQESTKKYSSCIIISDKIYEALNDTSGHYIRPIQRVKNSSNKETFLYEVYDCDDDFIRDLKHSTQSYMENALKALSNEGIESAAKYFDKVLGIFPNDYVALYYKKIFEKISTR